A part of Solea senegalensis isolate Sse05_10M unplaced genomic scaffold, IFAPA_SoseM_1 scf7180000017694, whole genome shotgun sequence genomic DNA contains:
- the LOC122764819 gene encoding polyadenylate-binding protein-interacting protein 2-like: MTISNQVILSSDVDSDADPFAEYMWMENEEEFDRQVEEELWEEEFIEHCFQEMLEEEEQWEWFIPSRDLPLQGQVAQLDSDVVVNSSLNPNAKEFTPGIKKHVM; this comes from the exons ATGACGATCAGTAACCAGGTGATCCTGAGCAGCGACGTGGACTCTGACGCCGACCCGTTCGCCGAGTACATGTGGATGGAGAACGAGGAGGAGTTTGACAGACag gtggaggaggagctgtggGAGGAGGAGTTTATCGAACACTGTTTCCAGGAgatgttggaggaggaggagcagtgggAGTGGTTTATCCCGTCCAGGGACCTCCCCCTGCAGGGGCAGGTGGCTCAGCTGGACTCTGACGTGGTG GTGAACAGCAGCCTCAATCCCAACGCCAAGGAGTTCACCCCGGGCATCAAGaaacatgtcatgtga